In Halofilum ochraceum, the sequence GCGCGAACACGGAACGCGGCAACCCAGAGCCCGAGAACACGACCAAACCACCCCCTGCGCGTGGCCGCGGTCGTCCTCCTCGCCGCCACCCTCACCGCCTGCGGCTGGAAACTCCGCGGCAGCTACAACCTGCCGCCGGGCATTACCCCCATCGCCGTCGCCGGCGGCAGCGTCGCCGAGGAACTGCGCACCAACCTGCGCCGCAGCAATGCGCTCGCCCAATCGAGCGAAGGCCCCGCCGCCTCCGATCTCGAAATCCTGAAAGAGGGCGACAGCCGTCGCGTGATCTCGGTCGACTTCAACGGCAAGGTCGACGAATACGAGGTCCGTTACGAAGTCCGCTGGCAGCTCACCGCCAAAGGCAGCGACGACAAGAGCCGCCGCATCCTCATCGCCCCGACCACCTACCGCGCAAACCGCAGCTACGATTACAACGCCAGCACCGTCCTCACGACCAACGAGCAGGAACAGCGCCTGATCGAGAACATGCGCGAAGACATCGCCCAGCGCATCCTCTTCCGCCTCCAGGGCGTCCAGCTCACCGACAACAGCTGACCCGCGACCCCACCGTAG encodes:
- the lptE gene encoding LPS assembly lipoprotein LptE encodes the protein MAAVVLLAATLTACGWKLRGSYNLPPGITPIAVAGGSVAEELRTNLRRSNALAQSSEGPAASDLEILKEGDSRRVISVDFNGKVDEYEVRYEVRWQLTAKGSDDKSRRILIAPTTYRANRSYDYNASTVLTTNEQEQRLIENMREDIAQRILFRLQGVQLTDNS